One region of Pogona vitticeps strain Pit_001003342236 chromosome 1, PviZW2.1, whole genome shotgun sequence genomic DNA includes:
- the CHGB gene encoding secretogranin-1, with translation MVPSVAFLSLLGAAALAGVQLAPVEKEDHAEEIVTRCIVEVLLNGLSKANAPPINPQCKELLRKNNQQKQEKENGGKDLEHDMKTVPELEEKKNSPEGTVREEQGLKEEGFKRQAEGDETWHSEGKPHGGTSHLQDIAQGDPWNEAHNKERKKGDDKRTEEDGSSKRNGHDKEESKDKKHSEDERHEGPDEKPVSLIEKGVEGDYKHSGGQRSLEEIVRSQEERDEESKEEEDAEEEEEEEEEEESREKYHHSFHREYEDSSEREEADPEKQGRKPRHYHRKPRLGSSSEYRRHHHDEKKDSPKESSEEEREFWDKRSHYPKHYYETGRHSEEKRNSNEIRDSEEMEGTKQYRDRWQHSREDNEEDDMRHHSNEEEEKQYHYERKRFPDEPEREIRHRNKLREDTVGKPHNYGSRDEKRYQLQLEDMPKPQNIERENEEQTLESLEEGPSEEKRHSDEEELGTRHHSEQEKHLPNKRTLLIEEGYPRSHYLVQNLKRAVAPYLPYYQQLRWKNRHAEKKDDLSNPYLESEEELGSRLSEREFFPEYNDYDLWAKKQLMEGLNHKHHESSPLERSHKFDVKRQYNKMDELAHLLSNRKKSVEFPELYSSKEDVKRGHIIRNSEAKLSQRPLTQDEEKELENLAAMDLELQKIAEKFNSNRRG, from the exons acaatcagcaaaagcaagaaaaggaaaatgggggCAAAGACCTAGAACATGACATGAAAACTGTACCAGAActagaggaaaaaaagaactctCCTGAAGGAACTGTGAGGGAAGAACAAGGTCTGAAGGAAGAAGGATTTAAGAGACAGGCAGAAGGAGATGAGACATGGCACTCAGAAGGGAAACCACATGGGGGAACCAGCCACCTTCAAGACATTGCTCAGGGGGATCCTTGGAATGAAGCccataacaaagaaagaaagaagggagatgATAAAAGAACTGAGGAGGATGGCAGCAGCAAGAGAAATGGCCATGACAAAGAAGAAAGCAAGGACAAGAAACACAGTGAAGATGAGAGACATGAGGGTCCAGATGAAAAACCCGTTTCTTTAATAGAAAAAGGAGTTGAGGGTGATTACAAGCACTCTGGGGGCCAAAGGTCCTTGGAAGAAATTGTACGTAGCCAAGAAGAGAGAGATGAAGAAagcaaggaagaggaagatgctgaagaggaggaggaggaggaagaagaagaggaaagccgTGAAAAATACCACCATAGTTTTCATCGAGAATATGAGGACTCCTCTGAGAGGGAAGAGGCTGACCCAGAGAAACAAGGCCGCAAGCCAAGGCATTACCATAGGAAACCAAGGCTGGGCAGTTCCTCTGAATACAGAAGACATCATCATGATGAGAAGAAGGACTCCCCTAAGGAGTCGAGTGAGGAAGAACGTGAATTCTGGGACAAAAGGAGCCACTACCCTAAACATTATTATGAGACAGGCCGTCATTCTGAGGAGAAAAGAAACTCCAATGAGATTCGTGACTCTGAAGAAATGGAGGGAACTAAACAGTATCGGGACAGATGGCAGCACAGCAGAGAGGACAACGAAGAAGATGATATGAGGCACCACAGCAAcgaagaggaagagaaacagtACCACTATGAGAGAAAAAGATTCCCAGATGAACCAGAAAGGGAGATAAGACATCGTAATAAGCTCAGGGAGGATACTGTAGGCAAGCCACACAATTATGGCAGTAGAGATGAGAAGAGGTATCAGCTACAGTTGGAGGATATGCCAAAGCCACAGAAtattgagagagagaatgaggagcAGACACTTGAGAGCCTCGAAGAGGGTCCCAGTGAAGAAAAAAGACATTCTGATGAGGAAGAACTGGGAACAAGACATCACAGCGAGCAGGAGAAGCACCTTCCAAACAAAAGGACACTTCTGATAGAAGAAGGCTATCCAAGAAGCCATTATCTGGTACAGAATCTGAAACGAGCAGTAGCCCCATATCTCCCATACTACCAACAACTCAGATGGAAGAATAGGCATGCTGAAAAGAAAGATGATCTCAGCAATCCATATTTGGAAAGCGAGGAAGAACTTGGGTCTCGTTTGAGTGAACGGGAATTCTTTCCTGAATATAATGACTACGATTTGTGGGCAAAGAAGCAACTGATGGAAGGGCTGAATCACAAGCATCATGAGAGCAGCCCTCTTGAACGGAGCCACAAATTTGATGTGAAAAGACAGTACAACAAGATGGATGAACTTGCCCATCTGTTGAGTAACCGGAAGAAATCTGTGGAATTTCCAGAATTGTACAGTTCTAAGGAAGATGTGAAAAGGGGGCACATCATAAGAAACAGTGAGGCCAAACTCAGTCAGAGGCCTTTGACCCAAGAtgag GAGAAAGAACTGGAAAATCTGGCGGCTATGGATTTGGAACTGCAGAAGATAGCAGAGAAATTCAACAGCAACCGGAGGGGATGA